The stretch of DNA GAGTCCTATGGAATCCTTCACTTTGGAAATAGCAAAACAATGTTACGACCCTGACATGAAAGTAGACGGCTTTGAGGactacctcagtgatgctttcaAATACAAAAGTGACTATGATTACAAGTTGGGGAATTTGATGGACTATTATGGGATCAAAACCGAAGCTGAAATATTTAGTGGCAACATTTTGAAAATTCCAGACCATCTTGATAGGAAGGGAATTATAGATGCAATTAAATATGCTATGTATTCCCTAAAAATGGAAGCCAGGACCTGGTTCAGTGAGGGAGATGATTCTGACACTTATAATGCAAAAGCAAAAGCATCAGCGTGGTATCATGTCACATACCATCATACTTACTGGGGTCGCTACAATGAGGGAATGGATAGGGCTCATTTCCTTAGTTTTCCATGGTGTGTCTATGACAAGCTTCTGCAAATCAAGAAGGATAAAGGGACCATAAACTCTTCACTTATGTCATCGCCAGACCATCAACTCAGTCAACTTATTTGAATATGAAAGCAGTGTGATATTACTACTATTTTACCTTTGATTAGTACTGTTACTGGTATTTGCCTGTTAAACAGCTCCAGGCAGATTTGTGGGGCTGGAAATATGTTGTAATTCCTATCTTACTTAAACAGATCTCCAGGTATGTATTTTGTCATTAATTCTgcaatatataagaatataaataaactacagagcttaaaagaaaaggaagaagaaatacCAAGCCATCTCTTAGAGTAGAATTAATGCTTGAAACAGCTGAGAGAGTAGAAATACCTAgtctttctctcctctccttcCACTCTCGAGCCAATGCTACCGCTTACCATCACAGAGACCTCATTTTATTCATTGAACCAAACACTGTTCATaaccaaaacaaatattttattccaaaatatttctatttccaattattaattaacattgtcaataataatattaattaaccaATTTTGTGCATGGTTATTAATATTGCTATCtctaaatattaattaacatatggttagtataattgcaaatatgaaaaaaaaaggtttaaaaaaatattattataggtAAATTTTGCCTTTGGCTTTAGCAAGACCATTGTCAATGCTCTAAATCTGATTTTATAATGCAAAGAAACTTTTTGTGCGTCAAATCtatatacttgaaaaaaaaaaaacatggcaaACATTCGACATTAGACTTTGATTaccttgaaaaatatataactaaaacaaaaaacaaatatcttGGTAGTATGAATTAGTTGCAAATATTTCTTTCTACCCTATATTCTTGTAGTGTTGGGAAATGAAATCTCTCACTCATAGCTTGGTTCTCTTGGATAATCCAAGATCATTTGTCAAACTGATGTAGAAACTTGATAAAAAGAGCATACTTGTAGCTCTTTTTGGAGTGGGGATCATaacctatatataatatcttagttttaattttgttcATCATTAAATAATGGAATTACATAGATCTTTAATTGGTCTCTACACATGAATTGGGCCAATACTACTTTAATGCTCATGATTTAGCTCAAATCATAGGCTTCTAGAGATGTGTCAATGGTCCGGTTATGTCACTTTATTGATCACACTTATTGGCCTTTGTAAACATTACCTAAACCTTATATTTGACAATTATACAATGTAGGATTTATGATCTATGTAAgtctattaatttttaaaatatttcgaaGACAAGATTGTAGTGGTATTGTAAACTAGTTCCATCTGCACAATTACTATCAGTTTTGTTTACTGTAATGTTGTCTTGCTTTGCGTGCAACTTAATCACTCACTTCACTAAGAACCAAAACCAACTTAAAAGGGTAAAATTGGTGGAAGTATCATTATATACCAAAGCAGCAAAGGCAAATGCGAGAGGGAATGCACAAGCAAACATCATGGAAATTCAAACTCCAATGCCAACTCAAAAAAGTCTATAGGtggattttgaatttaattaataaaaaaatagaaaatcccTAAAATATCATGGTTGCTTgagaaaaaatctcatataCGCTTGGATGTTGAGAAtagttgagtttagttttgaATAGTAGCATTTTGTGAGACtcattgagatgggtttaactttttatgttgaaatgtatgaaatatgttgaaatgagtttaactttttatggaaagttgaaaaagtagtgggtctcattaataattagtttgaaatgagttgaatttagttcaacaaccaaacacaacctaactATATTGCTCGACATTGAAAGTTAATgcgagtctttttttttttttaaagagtcgAAGGTCACTTGTCCATGAGTGACCTcctatcaaatattataaaagaaccctcacttgtggcagaggaataccgtggtgacaaaaaaaaatccataaacaaaCCATCCACTACCATCTAACATAAGGTATACCCATCCTGTCTGTACATATAAGCCCCTTTAGTCTACCCGAAAGAAAGACCTCCccaaaaaaatcccaatttccACCACTCACCCCATATTTAGCTAAGAAATCCACTACCATGTTAGTTTCTATAAACACGAGCTTAAACTGGACATCCATAGAAGACAAAAGTGATATCGCGtcatcccaaaaatcccacaaataccAATATTTACAAGTTCCCGAGATAAATCATCTTATCAACACACTCGAGTCCGATTCCACTAAGACAATTCGTAGACCCAGTTGTTGACACAAATAAAGACCATCAAGCACTGCTCTACACTCAGCAATATTATTTGTAACCTGACCATAAGAGTGAGCAAAACCCCCAAGAACCCACCCATTATGTTGCACCCTTGACCCCCATAtgttatttttgtagagttaGTGACATCgagatgatgaccacacggatcacgcaccccaacgaccagtgcttagagtgtgtacaaaataatattcgcatgagagaaataaaaatgtctttctttattaagtaccagaattattcaaaaacagtaaaatattattacaaaatttatacagtcatctgacagataaattaaaaaaacaaataacataagggaaacaaatcccaaaacgctgaacaacatatcagcaaGTCAAGCCTCTGGTGGAGCCGGTCCCTCGGGATCTGCATCAGAatctacggcaccataagatgggaccgtagggtaaaacaccacaatgagattatgacatctcagcaagtaattaaccaaaacagcatccaagagatttaaaacacattaatataattacACGTCCCATACGGACAAATATGTAGAAAACAAAACCACattctttttctcaaaaatatatttttaattacacacgccaaaaatcccattttggcccaatcataaccattattttattatgcatgcaccacggtctcccttATAGACCGTCCtcacaccctggctctcatcgtcacaccaTGGGTAACGTCCATGCATGAGACTtcataacgagcgatgcccagttcagCGCCCAGCgcatacatggccaagcatcctctaactttgccagccaaaaggtcacggaatcgg from Juglans microcarpa x Juglans regia isolate MS1-56 chromosome 3S, Jm3101_v1.0, whole genome shotgun sequence encodes:
- the LOC121256892 gene encoding probable RNA-dependent RNA polymerase 1 gives rise to the protein MSHKCLELTKLHSIAVDFPKTGVAAKIPPHLCVNEYPDFMEKPEKWTYRSTSILGKLFREAKYIELPTSPMESFTLEIAKQCYDPDMKVDGFEDYLSDAFKYKSDYDYKLGNLMDYYGIKTEAEIFSGNILKIPDHLDRKGIIDAIKYAMYSLKMEARTWFSEGDDSDTYNAKAKASAWYHVTYHHTYWGRYNEGMDRAHFLSFPWCVYDKLLQIKKDKGTINSSLMSSPDHQLSQLI